The following coding sequences are from one Thermostaphylospora chromogena window:
- a CDS encoding 4'-phosphopantetheinyl transferase family protein, with translation MVEEILPAGVCVAERFDDDGPAELFPEEQAVVAGSTPKRRREFATVRACARQALGLLGVAPVALLPGKGRAPRWPEGVVGSMTHCRGYRGAAVARADELKSIGIDAEPALPLPRGVLGMIADPAEQAMLARLAATAPDVCWDRLLFSVKEAVYKAWFPLTERWIRLGEVLARIDADGAFTARVPVGERDRHPCRFDGRWLVRDGLLLAAVAVPAREDPAVPASDASA, from the coding sequence GTGGTCGAGGAGATCCTTCCCGCTGGTGTGTGCGTGGCGGAACGCTTCGACGATGACGGGCCGGCCGAGCTGTTCCCGGAGGAGCAGGCCGTGGTGGCTGGTTCGACGCCCAAGCGGCGGCGGGAGTTCGCCACGGTGCGGGCCTGCGCCCGGCAGGCGCTCGGCCTGTTGGGGGTGGCTCCCGTGGCGTTGCTGCCCGGCAAGGGCCGGGCGCCGCGCTGGCCGGAGGGCGTCGTGGGCAGCATGACCCACTGCAGGGGGTATCGCGGGGCCGCGGTGGCCCGGGCCGATGAGCTGAAATCGATCGGGATCGACGCCGAACCGGCGCTGCCGCTTCCCCGAGGGGTGCTCGGCATGATCGCCGATCCGGCGGAGCAGGCCATGCTGGCGCGGCTGGCCGCCACCGCTCCGGACGTGTGCTGGGATCGGCTGCTGTTCTCCGTGAAGGAGGCGGTTTACAAGGCGTGGTTCCCGCTGACGGAACGGTGGATACGCCTGGGGGAGGTGCTGGCCCGGATCGACGCGGACGGTGCGTTCACGGCACGGGTGCCGGTCGGGGAACGCGACCGGCACCCGTGCCGTTTCGACGGCCGCTGGCTGGTCCGCGACGGTCTGCTGCTGGCCGCGGTGGCCGTGCCGGCCCGGGAGGATCCCGCCGTCCCGGCGTCCGACGCTTCCGCCTGA
- the cas6 gene encoding CRISPR-associated endoribonuclease Cas6, with amino-acid sequence MPSLGVVVRFRVDVSADTEHIAWPDVYGPARGVIYGLLRSQDEELATELHDRGWAGTPIKPLGISPPIFGGKTRRKGVWGSSGVGSVWLGSPVPRIAACLLAGLAGRAEIRWGATQLTIHGVRVEAPPASCQSGVAEFRALSPIVIKQEGRFLLPEDPGYLERLTHNLRHRADALGLPNEVKVEVLEAGPRRRDEVLGKMRIGATAKLRIHAAPELLQAFYEGGIGLNCVQGFGWLR; translated from the coding sequence ATGCCGTCATTGGGGGTGGTTGTGCGTTTCCGGGTAGATGTGTCGGCGGATACCGAGCACATCGCTTGGCCGGATGTGTACGGCCCTGCTCGTGGAGTCATCTACGGTCTGCTTCGGAGTCAGGATGAAGAGTTGGCTACCGAGCTGCACGATAGAGGCTGGGCGGGAACGCCGATTAAACCACTGGGGATCTCGCCGCCCATCTTTGGTGGCAAGACGCGGCGTAAGGGTGTGTGGGGTTCGTCGGGGGTCGGATCGGTATGGCTCGGCTCGCCGGTGCCGCGGATAGCCGCTTGTCTGTTGGCGGGGCTCGCCGGCCGTGCGGAGATCAGATGGGGGGCGACCCAGCTAACGATTCACGGAGTTCGGGTGGAAGCACCTCCGGCGAGCTGCCAGTCGGGTGTCGCCGAGTTCCGCGCGCTGTCACCGATCGTGATCAAACAGGAGGGGCGTTTTCTCCTCCCGGAAGATCCCGGATACCTGGAACGGCTCACCCATAACCTGCGACATCGGGCTGATGCGCTCGGCCTTCCCAACGAGGTGAAGGTCGAGGTACTGGAGGCGGGGCCGCGACGGCGGGATGAGGTGCTGGGAAAGATGCGGATCGGGGCGACCGCGAAGCTGCGCATCCACGCCGCGCCGGAGTTACTGCAAGCCTTTTACGAAGGCGGCATCGGCCTCAACTGCGTGCAGGGCTTCGGTTGGCTGCGGTGA
- the cas7i gene encoding type I-B CRISPR-associated protein Cas7/Cst2/DevR, with product MSYLAGKIVLSVSAGAPNNGKGRQSTETPVKKAHIRGKTYPYVSAQAFRRWWRDTMAALGAEPSPVERVGKAQGKAQKATSKGDPIMYADDDLFGYMRTSAKAKDNKDGTTVRDSPLMVGTFLSVEPARPTIDFGVMARGVEEPVLHFHEFYTADLAAPFLLDLPRVGTFTLPGPNGSGRANYLSEQSALRIAEAAQMGATTCVFRGQPALRLPLEVRRERVAVLLDALAELTGGAKKALHYGDRVPTLIAMLPMAGGVNPLGFVIDGAEEEPYGLRVRAQALRDELTAWHGEWEAPVRLGWRSGFREQMRKEVEADLADLIDDGQIVIDHPRSTLLSLAQEIRDGRHDAWFDDPAR from the coding sequence ATGAGCTACCTCGCCGGGAAGATCGTGCTGTCGGTGAGTGCGGGCGCGCCCAACAACGGCAAAGGTCGACAGTCGACCGAGACCCCTGTGAAGAAGGCGCACATCCGCGGCAAGACGTACCCCTACGTTTCCGCGCAGGCGTTTCGCCGCTGGTGGCGGGACACTATGGCTGCTCTCGGCGCCGAACCCTCTCCCGTGGAGCGGGTAGGGAAGGCGCAGGGCAAGGCGCAAAAGGCGACCAGCAAGGGCGATCCGATCATGTATGCCGACGACGATCTGTTCGGCTACATGAGGACCTCGGCCAAGGCCAAGGACAACAAGGACGGGACGACGGTCCGGGATAGTCCGTTGATGGTGGGAACGTTCCTTTCGGTGGAACCGGCCCGCCCGACGATCGACTTCGGCGTCATGGCCCGCGGGGTCGAAGAACCGGTGCTGCACTTCCACGAGTTCTACACCGCCGACCTGGCCGCACCGTTCCTGCTGGACTTGCCGCGGGTGGGAACGTTCACTCTGCCAGGCCCGAACGGATCAGGACGGGCGAACTATCTGAGTGAGCAGAGCGCGTTACGCATCGCCGAAGCGGCCCAGATGGGGGCGACCACGTGTGTCTTCCGCGGTCAGCCCGCGCTCCGGCTTCCACTGGAGGTGCGTCGGGAGCGCGTTGCGGTACTGCTGGACGCGTTGGCGGAGCTGACCGGCGGAGCCAAGAAGGCGTTGCACTACGGAGACCGCGTGCCGACGCTGATCGCGATGCTGCCGATGGCGGGTGGTGTCAATCCGCTGGGATTCGTCATCGATGGCGCCGAGGAGGAGCCTTACGGTCTGCGGGTGCGCGCCCAAGCGCTCCGGGACGAGCTTACGGCGTGGCACGGGGAATGGGAGGCACCGGTACGGCTGGGATGGCGCTCTGGCTTTCGGGAACAGATGCGCAAGGAGGTCGAGGCCGATCTCGCGGATCTGATCGACGACGGGCAGATCGTGATCGATCACCCGCGTTCGACGCTGCTGAGCCTGGCCCAAGAGATCCGGGATGGCAGGCACGACGCCTGGTTCGACGACCCGGCCAGGTGA
- a CDS encoding sensor histidine kinase → MMDLRRIPGLWRRSDVTVRDLPLALLLTVLSLLPEFHGHGTQIGGLPTRPYDELAVAVIALECLPLTVRRRWPAVCIVLVALGFSLDQLLAYHSPAGIALPVALVSTGAHLERHRRVTAVLLSVAYLSLMVTLDRLGGNETPGDLALLYLTLVLSWRIGAWLRSTRAAEAERRRRVAEATRAAERTRIARELHDVVTHHVTAMVVQAEAARYLTADPDRLEAALNAVADTGRQAVADLRRLLDLLNPDHDADVAPASTGDLRMLVEQTRRAGQPVEFTERGEPARSAGSAGGVAYRVVQEALTNALKYAHGSRTVVLVDHEEKEITVEVTTDGSGSRTGSVGGSGRGLAGLRERVEALGGEFSAGHREDGGFQVWARIPTRTSS, encoded by the coding sequence GTGATGGATCTTCGAAGGATCCCGGGCCTGTGGCGCCGGAGTGACGTCACGGTGCGGGATCTCCCGCTGGCACTGCTGCTGACCGTCCTGTCGCTCCTGCCGGAGTTCCACGGCCACGGAACCCAGATCGGCGGCCTGCCGACCCGCCCCTACGACGAGCTGGCCGTCGCGGTGATCGCCCTGGAGTGCCTCCCGCTCACCGTGCGCCGGCGGTGGCCGGCCGTCTGCATCGTCCTGGTGGCGCTCGGCTTCTCCCTCGACCAGCTGCTCGCCTACCACTCGCCGGCGGGCATCGCGCTTCCCGTCGCGCTCGTGAGCACGGGCGCCCACCTGGAACGCCACCGGCGCGTCACCGCGGTCCTCCTGTCCGTGGCGTACCTGTCGCTGATGGTCACGCTCGACCGGCTCGGCGGGAACGAAACGCCGGGGGATCTCGCGCTGCTCTACCTGACGCTGGTCCTCTCATGGCGGATCGGGGCCTGGCTGCGCTCCACCCGGGCCGCCGAGGCCGAACGCCGCCGCCGCGTCGCCGAGGCCACCCGCGCCGCCGAACGCACCCGCATCGCCCGCGAACTCCACGACGTCGTGACCCACCACGTGACGGCGATGGTCGTGCAGGCCGAGGCCGCACGCTACCTGACCGCCGATCCCGACCGCCTGGAGGCGGCCCTGAACGCGGTCGCCGACACCGGCCGGCAGGCCGTCGCCGACCTGCGACGCCTGCTCGACCTGCTCAACCCCGACCACGACGCCGACGTCGCACCGGCGTCCACCGGCGACCTGCGCATGCTCGTGGAGCAGACCCGCCGTGCCGGGCAGCCGGTGGAGTTCACCGAACGGGGCGAGCCTGCGCGATCAGCCGGCAGCGCCGGAGGCGTGGCTTACCGAGTCGTGCAAGAAGCCCTGACGAACGCCCTCAAGTACGCCCACGGCAGCCGTACCGTAGTCCTCGTGGATCATGAAGAAAAGGAGATCACCGTAGAGGTCACCACCGACGGTTCCGGCTCGCGGACCGGCTCGGTGGGCGGGAGCGGCCGGGGCCTGGCCGGGCTCCGCGAACGGGTCGAGGCCCTGGGCGGCGAGTTCAGCGCGGGCCACCGGGAGGACGGCGGCTTCCAGGTGTGGGCGCGCATCCCCACGAGGACCTCCTCGTGA
- a CDS encoding thioesterase II family protein yields MKAAERTAGTGRTTAALELVCFPPAGGSAAAFRRWQAALGPDITVRAIDRRGDGAARIHGTSLTGIAASLAPLVARRTPYALVGHSLGGLLAYETALRICGRPELPRPRFVLVAGARPPHRSSAAVFAPLLELADDDLLDALAELGAVNPVLRTTPLKGLFLPALRADLALIAGYHPDPGAPPLPVDLLAWHAEDDALATPALGREWRRYTAARFEHTAFPGGHFFLQERFADVAAALRTRCAAG; encoded by the coding sequence GTGAAGGCCGCGGAACGGACGGCGGGGACGGGCCGGACCACCGCCGCGCTGGAACTGGTGTGCTTCCCCCCGGCCGGCGGATCGGCCGCGGCGTTCCGCCGCTGGCAGGCCGCGCTCGGCCCGGACATCACCGTCCGCGCCATCGACCGCCGGGGCGACGGGGCCGCCCGGATCCACGGAACGTCACTGACCGGCATCGCCGCCTCGCTGGCTCCGCTGGTGGCCAGGCGCACGCCGTACGCGCTGGTGGGGCACAGCCTGGGCGGGCTGCTGGCCTACGAGACGGCCCTGCGGATCTGCGGACGGCCGGAGCTGCCCCGCCCCAGATTCGTGCTGGTCGCCGGAGCCCGACCGCCGCACCGCTCCTCGGCCGCGGTCTTCGCCCCGCTGCTCGAACTGGCCGACGATGACCTGCTCGACGCGCTCGCCGAGCTGGGAGCGGTCAACCCGGTGCTGCGCACCACCCCCCTGAAGGGGCTGTTCCTGCCCGCGCTCCGCGCCGACCTGGCGCTCATCGCGGGCTACCATCCCGACCCCGGCGCACCGCCGCTGCCGGTCGACCTGCTGGCCTGGCACGCCGAGGACGACGCCCTGGCCACCCCCGCCCTCGGCCGGGAATGGCGCCGCTACACCGCCGCCCGTTTCGAGCACACCGCGTTCCCCGGCGGCCACTTCTTCCTCCAGGAGCGATTCGCCGACGTGGCCGCGGCGCTGCGCACGCGCTGCGCCGCCGGGTGA
- a CDS encoding alpha/beta hydrolase, which yields MKTSVAVALCCTVAGGALVGCGAGDSLRDAGGSLERLEDWDPLAPGTPKADAEPISGTKKIDVEGRSVNVSCSGEPADGEPVVVLLHGGGDGLDKMAALQKALSEKNRVCSYDRLGAGASDRPDAPQDFSGAGRILTGVLDRVAGDAPVVLAGHSLGGLIAARYAPDHQDRVKGLVLIDATPPTMVADITETIPESATGPAAELRAQNLAIFQGNNPEKLVITDGKVRSAGDIPVEVIQHGQRYLAEVPEYGPRLEKAWSAGQRKWLALSSRSRLSTAENSGHYIYLDQPEVVVQAVQRVTAQVAAEADAE from the coding sequence TTGAAGACGTCCGTCGCGGTCGCTCTGTGCTGCACCGTGGCCGGCGGGGCGCTGGTCGGCTGCGGGGCGGGCGACTCGCTGAGGGACGCGGGCGGTTCGCTGGAGAGGCTGGAGGACTGGGATCCGCTCGCCCCCGGCACGCCGAAAGCCGACGCCGAGCCGATCTCCGGCACCAAGAAGATCGATGTCGAGGGCCGTTCGGTGAACGTGTCCTGTTCGGGCGAGCCTGCGGACGGCGAGCCGGTCGTCGTCTTGCTGCACGGCGGGGGTGACGGGCTGGACAAGATGGCCGCCCTCCAGAAGGCGCTGAGCGAGAAGAACCGGGTCTGCTCCTACGACCGGCTCGGCGCGGGCGCGAGCGACCGGCCGGACGCCCCGCAGGACTTCTCCGGCGCCGGGAGGATCCTGACCGGCGTGCTCGACCGCGTCGCCGGCGACGCCCCGGTCGTCCTGGCCGGGCACTCGCTGGGCGGGTTGATCGCCGCCCGGTACGCCCCCGACCATCAGGACAGGGTCAAGGGGCTGGTGCTGATCGACGCCACCCCGCCGACCATGGTCGCCGACATCACGGAGACGATCCCCGAGTCCGCCACGGGGCCGGCGGCCGAGCTGCGCGCGCAGAACCTCGCGATCTTCCAGGGGAACAACCCGGAGAAGCTCGTCATCACCGACGGGAAGGTGCGTTCCGCCGGGGACATCCCGGTGGAGGTGATCCAGCACGGGCAGCGGTACCTCGCGGAGGTGCCCGAGTACGGGCCGCGTCTGGAGAAGGCGTGGTCCGCGGGCCAGCGCAAGTGGCTCGCGCTGTCCAGCCGCAGCAGGCTGAGCACGGCCGAGAACAGCGGGCATTACATCTATCTCGACCAGCCCGAGGTCGTCGTCCAGGCCGTCCAGCGCGTCACCGCGCAGGTCGCAGCAGAAGCGGACGCCGAGTAG
- a CDS encoding response regulator has translation MTSPIRVLICDDQALVRTGFVTIVDAQPDLEVVGECGDGRTAVDLARRLNPDVVVMDVRMPVLDGIEATRLLAGAGVEHPVKVLVVTTFNLDEYVYEALRAGASGFLLKDAPPAQLLHGIRTVATGAALLAPEVTRQLVGKYAARIRPPESTPDDIALTPRELEVLRLIADGLSNSEIAARLVISQETVKTYVSRILTKLDLRDRVQAVIYAYRNGLAT, from the coding sequence GTGACCTCGCCGATCCGGGTCCTGATCTGCGACGACCAAGCGCTGGTCCGCACCGGGTTCGTGACGATCGTCGATGCGCAGCCCGACCTGGAGGTGGTGGGCGAGTGCGGGGACGGTCGCACCGCCGTCGATCTCGCCCGCCGGCTGAACCCGGACGTCGTGGTGATGGACGTGCGGATGCCGGTACTCGACGGCATCGAGGCGACCCGCCTGCTCGCCGGCGCCGGGGTCGAGCATCCCGTCAAGGTGCTCGTGGTGACGACGTTCAACCTGGACGAGTACGTCTACGAGGCCCTGCGCGCGGGCGCGAGCGGGTTCCTGCTCAAGGACGCCCCGCCGGCGCAGCTCCTGCACGGCATCCGCACCGTCGCGACGGGCGCCGCGCTGCTGGCGCCCGAGGTGACGCGGCAGCTCGTCGGCAAGTACGCGGCGCGGATCCGGCCCCCGGAGAGCACGCCGGACGACATCGCGCTGACCCCACGCGAACTGGAGGTGCTGCGCCTCATCGCCGACGGCCTGTCCAACAGCGAGATCGCCGCGAGGCTGGTGATCAGCCAGGAGACCGTCAAGACGTACGTGTCGCGCATCCTCACCAAGCTCGACCTGCGTGACCGCGTACAGGCGGTGATCTACGCCTACCGCAACGGCCTGGCGACCTGA